The following are from one region of the Nymphaea colorata isolate Beijing-Zhang1983 chromosome 7, ASM883128v2, whole genome shotgun sequence genome:
- the LOC116257877 gene encoding uncharacterized protein LOC116257877 — protein MERVNEAMSRVKTLIGMEVEDPEAQEANASLIEDFNRNCTLSTKQRLYGFAVCFVAGVACTLLSMIVFLNPIKFATMFTLGNLLALGSTAFLMGPKRQMRLMVDPVRVYATGVYIGSIIIALLCALYVRSKLLTLLAIILEFGSLVWYSLSYIPFARSMVSKVLMACFDTEF, from the exons ATGGAGAGGGTGAACGAGGCTATGTCGAGGGTGAAGACACTGATAGGGATGGAGGTGGAGGATCCCGAGGCTCAGGAAGCTAACGCGTCCCTCATAGAGGATTTCAACAGGAATTGCACCCTCTCCACCAAACAG AGGCTTTATGGATTTGCTGTTTGCTTCGTCGCTGGTGTAGCATGTACACTTCTG TCGATGATTGTGTTTTTGAATCCCATCAAGTTTGCTACGATGTTCACTTTAGGAAATCTGCTTGCACTTGGCAG CACAGCTTTTCTTATGGGCCCTAAAAGACAAATGAGATTGATGGTTGATCCAGTGCGTGTGTATGCAACTGGTGTATATATTGGGAGCATCATCATTGCACTGTTATGTGCTCTTTAT GTCCGGAGCAAGCTTTTGACTCTTCTTGCTATCATCCTTGAATTCGGTTCACTAGTTTG gTATAGCTTGAGCTACATTCCATTTGCACGATCAATGGTTTCCAAAGTCTTGATGGCCTGCTTTGACACAGAATTCTAG